In Ancylobacter pratisalsi, one DNA window encodes the following:
- the repC gene encoding plasmid replication protein RepC, which yields MASQMSVTPFGQRRLDLGHIASQLVAQSAKPDAIVHKWQIFKAIREARELVGATDRSLAILHALLSFHPETALSGDSEHIVWPSNDHLASRANGMPTSTLRRHIAVLVDCGLIIRRDSPNGKRFARKGQDGQIEQAFGFDLSPIVARAEELLGLAQTVQAEKRALRRSKERLSLLRRDITKMIETGVREGVPADWPGHQAAYQSILARLPRGACREIIDAVADDLQLVHTTISDQLAAFVKTKILDANAAQDERHIQDTAPSDIVESRTNQSRSNDRHAHTSAFGEEAFQKKPCGGCGGEQDRKAARKAADSDILNISLPLVKQACPDLADTLPAMFASWSSLRAASQPLCRMAYINPQVWEEAKSQLGADLAIAALAVTVQRAFNGDVKNAGAYLRGLVQRGAKGELFISRSLFAMAKNTLGEAN from the coding sequence GTTACACCCTTCGGCCAACGACGCCTGGACCTAGGGCACATCGCCTCCCAGCTCGTCGCCCAATCGGCGAAACCCGACGCCATTGTTCACAAATGGCAGATCTTCAAGGCCATACGAGAGGCCAGAGAGTTGGTCGGTGCTACGGATCGCTCCCTCGCGATCCTTCACGCCCTGCTTTCCTTCCATCCGGAAACAGCCTTGTCGGGTGACAGCGAACACATCGTCTGGCCTTCAAACGACCACCTCGCGTCGCGGGCTAACGGCATGCCGACGTCGACGCTGCGGCGGCACATTGCCGTGCTTGTTGATTGTGGGCTTATCATCCGGCGCGACAGTCCCAACGGCAAACGGTTCGCGCGGAAAGGCCAGGACGGGCAGATCGAGCAGGCGTTCGGGTTCGACCTCTCGCCCATCGTGGCGCGCGCCGAGGAATTGCTAGGGCTCGCCCAGACCGTCCAGGCTGAAAAGAGAGCCCTGCGCCGCTCGAAAGAGCGGCTGTCGTTGCTCAGACGCGACATCACCAAGATGATCGAGACCGGCGTGCGGGAGGGTGTGCCCGCCGACTGGCCCGGACATCAGGCGGCCTATCAGAGCATCCTCGCGCGCCTGCCGCGCGGGGCCTGCCGAGAGATCATCGACGCTGTTGCCGACGATCTTCAGCTTGTCCACACGACGATCAGCGACCAGTTGGCAGCCTTCGTTAAAACAAAGATTTTGGACGCCAATGCAGCGCAAGATGAGCGCCACATACAAGATACAGCCCCTAGTGACATCGTAGAAAGTAGAACTAATCAGAGTCGGTCTAACGACCGACACGCACATACGAGCGCCTTCGGCGAAGAGGCTTTCCAGAAAAAGCCTTGCGGCGGCTGCGGGGGCGAGCAAGACCGAAAAGCCGCGCGCAAGGCCGCTGACAGCGACATTCTCAATATCTCGCTGCCGCTTGTGAAGCAGGCGTGCCCCGACCTGGCAGACACGCTGCCAGCCATGTTCGCGTCATGGTCCAGCCTCCGCGCCGCCAGCCAGCCGCTTTGCCGCATGGCCTACATCAACCCCCAGGTCTGGGAGGAAGCTAAATCGCAGCTCGGCGCGGATCTCGCGATCGCCGCTTTGGCCGTGACGGTGCAGCGCGCTTTCAATGGTGACGTCAAGAACGCTGGCGCCTACCTGCGCGGGCTTGTGCAGCGGGGAGCCAAGGGCGAGCTCTTCATTTCGCGAAGCCTCTTTGCGATGGCTAAGAATACGCTCGGAGAGGCCAATTAA